The genomic stretch CTTTTAGATAGAGCCGATGCTTACCGCAAAGAGTTCCAAGACGAGTTTGTCTCGATCGAACACTTGCTGCTGGCGTTTGCACAAGACGATCGCTTTGGCAAAGGCTTATGCCAAGAATTTAGACTAGATGAAGCTAAACTAAAAAATACGATCGCGCAAGTCCGTGGTAGCCAGAAAGTGACAGATCAAAATCCCGAAGGCAAATATCAAGCGCTCGAAAAATACGGTCGCGACCTCACCGAACTCGCACGCAAAGGTAAACTAGACCCTGTAATCGGGCGAGATGATGAAATTCGTCGCACAATTCAAATCCTGTCTCGTCGCACCAAAAATAACCCCGTGTTAATTGGGGAACCTGGTGTAGGTAAAACAGCCATTGTCGAAGGATTGGCGCAACGCATTGTCAGCGGCGATGTACCCCAATCTCTCAAAGATCGCAAATTAATTGCCCTCGATATGGGTGCGCTGATTGCAGGTGCCAAATTCCGAGGTGAATTTGAAGAACGCCTCAAAGCTGTACTCAAGGAAGTTACCGATTCTCAAGGCAACATCATTCTATTTATAGATGAAATTCACACCGTTGTGGGCGCAGGTGCGACGCAAGGCGCGATGGATGCCGGTAACTTGCTCAAACCGATGTTGGCGAGAGGTGAATTGCGCTGTATTGGTGCGACAACTTTGGATGAATACCGCAAGTATCTGGAAAAAGATGCGGCTTTAGAACGTCGTTTCCAACAAGTTTATGTGGATCAACCCACCGTGGAAGATACGATTTCGATTCTGCGCGGTTTGAAGGAAAGGTACGAAGTTCACCACGGGGTAAAAATTTCCGACAGTTCTTTAGTAGCGGCGGCAACTTTGTCATCGCGATATATTAGCGATCGCTTCTTACCGGATAAAGCGATCGACTTGGTAGACGAAGCGGCGGCGCGTCTGAAAATGGAGATTACCTCGAAACCGGAAGAACTCGATGAGATCGATCGCAAAATCCTCCAGTTAGAAATGGAAAAGTTATCGCTGCAAAAAGAAAGCGATGTCGCTTCCAGAGAAAGATTGGAAAGACTGGAAAAAGAACTTGCCGATCTCAAAGAAGAACAAAGCACCCTCAACGCTCAATGGCAATCTGAAAAAGATGTCATTGTCGAGATTCAAACAATCAAAGAAGAGATCGATCGCGTCAACGTCCAAATTCAACAAGCAGAACGCAACTACGACCTCAACCGCGCCGCTGAGTTGAAATATGGGAAAATGACTCAATTGCAGCGCCAATTAGAAACAGCGGAAACCCGACTCGCGCAAACACAAAAAGCTGGCAAATCCTTACTGCGGGAAGAAGTAACCCCAGCGGATATCGCCGAAGTTATTTCCAAGTGGACTGGCA from Aerosakkonema funiforme FACHB-1375 encodes the following:
- the clpB gene encoding ATP-dependent chaperone ClpB, with product MQPNNPNQFTEKAWEAIARTPDILKAVQQQYIETEHLMKALLEQEGLTASILNKLGVNVQRVRDYTEDFIRRHPKVSGNSSVYWGRSVDHLLDRADAYRKEFQDEFVSIEHLLLAFAQDDRFGKGLCQEFRLDEAKLKNTIAQVRGSQKVTDQNPEGKYQALEKYGRDLTELARKGKLDPVIGRDDEIRRTIQILSRRTKNNPVLIGEPGVGKTAIVEGLAQRIVSGDVPQSLKDRKLIALDMGALIAGAKFRGEFEERLKAVLKEVTDSQGNIILFIDEIHTVVGAGATQGAMDAGNLLKPMLARGELRCIGATTLDEYRKYLEKDAALERRFQQVYVDQPTVEDTISILRGLKERYEVHHGVKISDSSLVAAATLSSRYISDRFLPDKAIDLVDEAAARLKMEITSKPEELDEIDRKILQLEMEKLSLQKESDVASRERLERLEKELADLKEEQSTLNAQWQSEKDVIVEIQTIKEEIDRVNVQIQQAERNYDLNRAAELKYGKMTQLQRQLETAETRLAQTQKAGKSLLREEVTPADIAEVISKWTGIPITKLVESEMQKLLNLEDELHKRVIGQDEAVTAVADAIQRSRAGLADPNRPTASFIFLGPTGVGKTELAKALAAYLFDTEEALVRIDMSEYMEKHAVSRLIGAPPGYVGYEEGGQLTESIRRRPYAVILFDEIEKAHPDVFNVLLQILDDGRVTDSQGRTVDFKNTVIIMTSNIGSQYILDIASDDSRYEEMRSRVMDAMRNNFRPEFLNRIDEIIIFHSLNKQELRQIVQLQVQRLGQRLSDRKISLKLADAGLDFLADVGYDPVYGARPLKRAIQRELETQIAKAILRGEFADGDTIFVDVENERLAFKRLPQELLTVQ